The Anguilla rostrata isolate EN2019 chromosome 18, ASM1855537v3, whole genome shotgun sequence genome has a window encoding:
- the LOC135244412 gene encoding neuronal vesicle trafficking-associated protein 1-like, with protein sequence MVKLGSNLTGKPERDEGWKVAGGQPGEDGFDSIPLLTPLDVSQLQPPFPDKVIVKTTTEYQLQQKKKKKLYVPGIKKLNINLYDEVSEKVKLTGLILITMAFLACLLLLVMYKALWYDQLSCPEGFVFKHKHCTPAALEMYFSQQDSAPRGSLYTAISHLSQAKRTIPELLPSSWLPVINALKDAEKESGHTHQ encoded by the exons ATGGTGAAGCTGGGGAGCAATCTGACGGGGAAACCGGAGCGGGACGAGGGGTGGAAGGTGGCGGGAGGCCAGCCGGGGGAGGACGGCTTCGACAGCATCCCGCTGCTGACGCCGCTGGACGTGAGTCAGCTGCAGCCCCCGTTCCCGGATAAG GTCATtgtgaaaacaacaacagagtaccagctgcagcagaagaagaagaagaagttgtACGTTCCTGGAATCAAGAAGCTGAACATTAACCTCTACGACGAGGTGTCGGAGAAAGTGAAG CTCACAGGTCTGATCCTGATCACCATGGCGTTTCTAGCCTGTCTGCTCCTTCTGGTCATGTACAAAGCTCTATGGTACGACCAGCTCAGCTGTCCCGAAGGATTTGTATTCAAG caTAAGCACTGCACCCCCGCGGCCCTGGAGATGTACTTCTCCCAGCAGGACTCCGCCCCGCGCGGCAGCCTGTACACCGCCATCAGCCACCTGAGCCAGGCCAAGAGGACCATCCCCGAGCTGCTGCCGTCGTCATGGTTACCAGTCATCAACGCGCTGAAGGACGCCGAGAAGGAGTCCGGCCACACCCACCAGTAG